From Humisphaera borealis, the proteins below share one genomic window:
- a CDS encoding FKBP-type peptidyl-prolyl cis-trans isomerase, whose translation MLVAKNTVVSFDYTLTDTQGAVLDSSQGGEPLSYLHGAGGIIPGLESQMEGKSVGDAFKATVAPEDAYGIRREDLVAPVSRQAFKGIADIKPGMQFQANTQQGPRVVTVVAVEGDEVTIDANHELAGKTLVFDVKVVSVREASQDELAHGHAHGPGGHHH comes from the coding sequence ATGCTCGTCGCCAAAAACACCGTCGTCAGTTTCGACTACACCCTGACCGATACGCAGGGTGCGGTCCTCGATTCCTCGCAGGGCGGCGAGCCATTGAGCTACCTGCACGGGGCCGGCGGCATCATTCCCGGGCTCGAAAGCCAGATGGAAGGCAAGAGCGTCGGCGACGCGTTCAAGGCCACCGTCGCCCCGGAAGACGCCTACGGCATTCGTCGGGAGGACCTGGTCGCCCCGGTGTCGCGGCAGGCGTTCAAGGGCATCGCCGACATCAAGCCGGGCATGCAGTTCCAGGCCAACACCCAGCAAGGGCCGCGCGTGGTGACGGTCGTCGCCGTCGAAGGCGACGAAGTGACGATTGACGCCAACCACGAACTGGCCGGCAAGACGCTGGTGTTCGATGTGAAAGTGGTGAGCGTTCGCGAAGCGTCGCAGGACGAACTGGCCCACGGCCATGCGCACGGCCCGGGCGGGCATCATCACTAG
- a CDS encoding MgtC/SapB family protein: MELSTALTKLGIALGLGLLVGLERERAASATAGIRTFALIALAGAVCGLTSPVAGGWVIAAGAIGVAALLAVGHWTEARFSDKELGLTTEVAGLAVFAIAAYIAVGYTALGVVAGGATALLLHWKEPLHAFVKRIGPTDITAIMRFVLIALVVLPVLPDRTYGPLAVLNPKQIWLVVVLIVAISLGGYVAFKMFGGRAGTLLGGLLGGLISSTATTVSYARRSRDADRNAPGAGSLIGLATLVIIIASAVSMFRVVGEVVVVAPKVAPAIAPPLATLALVMLGIAGIFFWRHRADPVDLPEPNNPAELKAALLFALLYAAVLLAVAAAKNYFGDQALYGVAVFSGLTDMDAITLSTAGLVNEGRIATETGWRVILIAAMSNLAFKAGAVLFLGSRVLAWRVGLLFGISSAVGIAILLLWPAWLSQWFMKLAGA; this comes from the coding sequence ATGGAACTCTCCACCGCGCTGACCAAGCTCGGCATCGCACTGGGACTCGGCCTGCTCGTCGGGCTCGAGCGCGAGCGCGCCGCCTCGGCAACCGCCGGCATTCGCACGTTCGCCCTGATCGCGCTGGCCGGTGCCGTGTGCGGGCTGACGTCGCCGGTGGCCGGCGGCTGGGTCATCGCGGCGGGCGCAATCGGCGTGGCGGCGCTGCTGGCGGTGGGGCACTGGACCGAAGCCCGGTTCAGCGACAAGGAACTGGGGCTGACGACCGAGGTCGCCGGGCTGGCGGTCTTTGCGATCGCCGCTTACATCGCCGTCGGATACACCGCGCTGGGGGTGGTGGCCGGCGGTGCCACGGCGCTGCTGCTGCACTGGAAAGAGCCGCTGCACGCGTTCGTCAAGCGCATCGGCCCGACCGATATCACCGCCATCATGCGCTTCGTGCTGATCGCGCTGGTGGTCCTGCCGGTGCTTCCGGACAGGACCTACGGCCCGCTGGCGGTACTGAACCCAAAACAGATTTGGCTCGTCGTCGTGCTCATCGTGGCGATCAGCCTGGGTGGCTATGTCGCCTTCAAGATGTTCGGTGGCAGGGCCGGAACCCTGCTGGGTGGCCTGCTCGGCGGGCTGATCTCAAGCACCGCCACCACGGTGAGCTACGCACGTCGATCGCGCGATGCCGACCGAAACGCGCCCGGTGCCGGCAGCCTCATCGGGCTCGCCACACTCGTCATCATCATTGCGTCGGCGGTGTCGATGTTCCGCGTCGTCGGCGAAGTCGTCGTCGTCGCGCCGAAGGTCGCGCCCGCGATCGCTCCGCCGCTGGCGACACTGGCCTTGGTCATGCTCGGTATCGCCGGGATCTTCTTCTGGCGGCATCGGGCCGACCCGGTGGACCTGCCCGAACCGAACAACCCCGCCGAGCTTAAAGCCGCGTTGCTGTTCGCATTGCTGTACGCGGCGGTACTGCTGGCGGTCGCTGCGGCCAAAAACTACTTCGGTGATCAGGCGCTTTATGGCGTTGCGGTGTTTTCGGGACTGACCGATATGGACGCCATCACCCTCTCGACCGCCGGCCTGGTCAACGAAGGGCGGATCGCGACGGAAACCGGCTGGCGGGTCATCCTGATCGCGGCGATGTCGAACCTGGCGTTCAAGGCGGGTGCGGTGCTGTTTTTGGGGAGCCGGGTACTGGCCTGGCGGGTTGGACTGCTGTTCGGCATCAGCTCGGCGGTGGGAATCGCCATCCTGCTGCTTTGGCCGGCCTGGCTGTCGCAATGGTTCATGAAGCTGGCCGGCGCGTGA